The DNA sequence ACTGCAGCGGCATATTATTTCTATTGGAATGAAAATGCTCCACACGGTGAGCATGCATCACTTCATTATGATACAGAGTTCAATAGGGTAAAAGGTGGATCTGTACGTTGTATTATGGATGAGATGGTTACTCCAGATATATCAAATATAGATCTATCTGCACTAGATGCAAGTGTATCTGAAGAAGATGCAAATGATGCAAATGCATCAAACTAAACTGTATATAGTTTAAGTCAATAAATTAATACCTTTAAGGAGAGAATAAATATGTTTAAAACATCTTTAATATATTTCCTTTTTAAGCCCTCTGCTACTATCTCACAAGCGTGAATGTAATCGCAAAAATATTTATATGTTAAAATATGTTCAAAACATCTTTTACGGGCTTAGTGGTCTTAGGACTTTTAGTAGTCAGTACAACAGCATACGGAGTTACCAATAGTACTGGTGGTTCTAGTTATAAACATGCAGTTGATAGTCGCCATATCTCTGGTGACTATGATATACCAGTACTTGGAGGTTCTGCGGACACCCATATACGTACATTGATGGATCTAAACGAAACAGATAGATTAGACCAATTATTTACTGCATGTTTAAAAGGAGAGATAAAAATTGAATTTATGAGCCATGAGTATGGTTGTGTAGTGAGTCCAGCAGGTAGAGTATGGCTAGACAGAAACACAGGTGCTTCTAGAGTTGCTCAAGAACTGAGAGACTCAAGAGCGTGGGGTGGTTTTTTCCAATGGGGAAGAGTACCAGACGGACATGAGTATGGTGGATCACTCTATCAAAAAAATAGATCAAGAAATACACCAACATCACCATATCCTGGAGCTTGGTTTGGGGTTCCACAACACATGCTGTATGATTTTGACTTAAACGATTGGTCAGATGATGATTTTGATGGTACAAAAAGACAAGCTTACTGGTCAACCATAGACGGTACAGCTGTATGTCCTGCAGGATTTAGAGTACCAAATATAAAAGAGTGGCTTGCAGAAGGAAAGTTCTGGGGTGCAGATAGCGATCCTTGGGACGATCATGGGATGGCAAGAGCATTTGGAGGTCCATTAAAACTTCCATTACCAGGATTCTTGTTGCCTTCTAAAGAGCATGTAAAGTATCATATGGCTCAGGACGATACCTATAGAACAGAGTTTGCTACAACAAACCATGATGCTATCTATTGGGCTACTGAACCTGGTCACAGAACCGATTTAGATGATACTGCAGCGGCATATTATTTCTATTGGAATGAAAATGCTCCACACGGTGAGCATGCATCACTTCATTATGATACAGAGTTCAATAGGGTAAAAGGTGGATCTGTACGTTGTATTATGGATGAGATGGTTACTCCAGATATATCAAATATAGATCTATCTGCACTAGATGCAAGTGTATCTGAAGAAGATGCAAATGATGCAAATGCATCAAACTAAACTGTATATAGTTTAAGTCAATAAATTAATACCTTTAAGGAGAGAATAAATATGTTTAAAACATCTTTAATAGGTCTAGTGGCCTTTGGAATTTTAACAAGCAGTACGGCGTTATATGCAGTAGGATCACTTGCACCTTACGATAAAAATCGTTACGCATTTGGGGAGAAAAAGAATGACGGGAAAACATTTCCGAAAATAGACTGTAATGGTTGGTATACTTGGTATCAAGGGTTTAAGTATGGCTGTATCGTATCTAATACAGGTAGAGTATGGCTAGACAGAAACATAGGTGCTTCAAGTGTATCTAAAAATGGAGAAGACCCTGCATCATTTGGTGGTTGGTTCCAGTGGGGTAGACCATTTACTGGGCATGCACTTAGGGTAACAAGATACCACCAAGATATTGGTGGTGACCGTTTTGCTCTTCAAAATCCATTTTTAGATGATAACGATTTTTATTGTATTAACCCTAACTCAGACTATCTGATTACATCAGAAGTTCGAGATGCAGATGGAGTATCGAGATCAGCATATTGGTCAAGAGCAGATGGTTATGGTAGTTATGATGCAAATAGAAGTTCCACTCCACCAGATAGCTCCGCTCCACCAGCTATATGTCCTCAAGGATTTAGAGTACCGACATTAAGAGAGATGGAAGCAGAAGTTGCTTCTTGGAATTCACTTGATGCACGTGGAGCATTTGAGTCTTTAAAACTTCCATTGGGAGGAAATGAGATGGAGCCACAATGGTCATTACATCACTAGTCTGATTATCTATCTTAACAGTGATTACAACCCATATTGGGAGATGATACTCGATTTGGCTGCAAATTGGTGGTTACTGGACCGTTGCTAACCACAGATACTGATCATGGTGCACAATGCACCAAATCCATTAGTAGATCGTAATATATGGTGGGCTGGAAAATATGGAGCTTCATCTCGCGGGATGGGTTACATGGTTCAAGCTGTATCTGATGTTTGATTGAAGACTATTTAATATTAATTGATTGTGATATTCATCCATTTGCTTTGAGTAATATTTACGTACTAATTTTCACACAAATAAAATAAAAACAGATATTTATAAAAACAATTCAAATTCTTTAATCACATTAAGATATAATTCAGTACTCGTATATTATAATACGAGCGTGAATGTGATCACAAAAAATATTTTCAAGGAGAAAAAAATATGTTCAAAACATCTTTTACGGGCTTAGCGGCCTTAGGACTTTTAGTAGTCAGTACAACAGCGTATGGATTGACCAATCGTACTGGTGGTCCTAGTTATAAAAATGTAGTTGATAGTACCCATATCTCTGGTGACTATGATATACCAGTACTTGGAGGTTCTGCGGAAACTCATATACGTACATTGATGGATCTAAATGAAACAGACAGAGTAGACGAATTACTTACTTCATGTTTAGAAGGAAAGGTAAAAATTGAATTTATGAACCATGAGTATGGTTGTGTAGTGAGTCCAGCAGGTAGAGTATGGCTAGACAGAAACACAGGTGCTTCTAGAGTTGCTCAAGAACTGAGAGACTCAAGAGCGTGGGGTGGTTTTTTCCAATGGGGAAGAGTACCAGACGGACATGAGTATGGTGGATCACTCTATCAAAAAAATAGATCAAGAAATACACCAACATCACCATACCCTGGAGCTTGGTTTGGAGCTCCACAACACATGCTGTATGATTTTGATCTAAACGATTGGTCAGATGATGATCCTGATGGTCAAAAAAGGCAAGCTTACTGGTCAACTCTAGACGGTACGGCTGTATGTCCTGCAGGATTTAGAGTGCCAACTATAAGAGAGTGGGATGTAGAATCAAAGATATGGGGTGAAGATAGCGAATCTGATTGGCATAATTGGGGAATAGAGAGAGCATTTAACTCTAACTTTAAGCTTCCATTACCAGGATTCTTGTTGCCTTCCAAAGAGCATGTAAAGTATCATATAGATAAGATATGGAAATACCGAACAGAATCATATACTGTGAATCATGATGCTTTTTATTGGGCTTCTGATCCTGGCACTAACGAGCTGTACGAAGATACTGCAAAGGCACTATATTTTTATTGGAATGAAAACCCTGAACATGGTGAAACAGCAGCAATTAAGAGAACTACAGAGTTTAACCGTGTAAAGGGTGGATCTGTACGCTGTATTATGGATGAGTCAATTGCTACTCCAGATATAAATGGATCTGCAGAAGATACAAGTACATCAAACTAAACTGTATATAGTTTAAGTCAATAAATTAATATCTTTAAGGAGAAAATAAATATGTTTAAAACATCTTTAATAGGTCTAGCGGCCTTTGGAATTTTAACAAGCAGTACGGCGTTATATGCAGTAGGATCATCTGCAGCTTACGATAAAAATCGTTATGCATTTGGAGATAAGAAGAATGACAAGAAAACATTTCCGAAAATAGACTGTAATAGTTGGTTTACTTGGTATCAAGGGCTTAAGTATGGCTGTATCGTATCTAATACAGGTAGAGTATGGCTAGACAGAAACGTAGGTGCTTCAAGTGTATCTAAAAATGGAGAAGACCCTGCATCATATGGTGGTTGGCTCCAGTGGGGTAGACCATTTACTGGGCATGCACTTAGGGTAACAAGATACCACCAAGATATTGGTGGTGACCGCTATGCCCTTCAAAATCCATTTTTAGATGATAAAGATTTTTATTGTATTTACCCTAACTCAGACTATCTGATTACATCAGAAGTTCGAGATGAAAGTGGAGCATTGAGATCAGCATATTGGTCAAGAGCAGATGGTTATGGTAGTTATGATGCAAATAGAAGTTCCACTCCACCAGATAGCTCCGCTCCACCAGCTGTATGTCCTCAAGGATTTAGAGTACCGACATTAAGAGAGATGGAAGCAGAAGTTGCTTCTTGGAATTCACTTGATGCACGTGGAGCATTTGAGTCTTTAAAACTTCCATTGGGAGGAATGAGATGGAGCCACAACGGTAATTACATCACTAGGTCTGATTATCTATCTAACAGTGATTACAACCCATATTGGGGAGATGATACTGGACGGGCTGCAATTGGTGGTTACTGGACTGCTACACCACAAGATAATGATCATGGTGCACACGCACTAACTATTTGTTACAGAAAATACAGTTTAACCCTTACTATGATACACTCTGGCTTGCAGGCGATATAGTCAATCGGGGCGATAGCTCTTTGGAGACACTGGAGTATCTCTATAACATCCGTGATGCCGTCAAGTTGGTACTGGGCAACCATGATATAATGCTTATTGCTGCCTATTATGGTATTAGAAAGTCTAACCCAACCATTGATCCAATATTGTCATCACCCATAGCAAAAGAGCTCATAGAGTGGCTACAGTCACAAAAAATCCTACATGTAGACTTCTCTTTAGGATACTGTATGGCGCATGCTGGTATCTCTCCAGAATTTGATTTAGGAATGGCAATGGAGTATGCCAAGCGTATTGAGACAAAACTACAAAGTAGCAGTGCAACAGAATGGTTGATGAAGGTATTCAAGTGTGGTATTGATCGGTTTGATAGGCATGCATCACCTGAAGACATTGACCGTTACGTTGTTAGTTCATTTACCCGTATGCGCTATTGCTATAAAGATAATCAACTCGATTTTAAACAAAAGGGTGCACCAACTACTGAAGTGAGGTCTAAGGGAATGAAGCCATGGTTTGAGTGCGATAACCGTAAGGAGATCGAATTGAAGATTATTTTTGGGCATTGGTCAACACTGGGATTCTATCATGATGAAAATGTACTTGCACTTGATACAGGATGTCTGTGGGGAGGGAAACTTACCGCTGCTCGCATTGATCTTCTTGAATCAAAAATAATTCAGTTAGATTGTAGATAAAATACATAAAACTACAATATATAGCCTATTTTAAGATAGTTATTTTTAAAAAAGGAGATAGAAGAAGAGAGCATTCTTCATTCTATATTAGTCCATTTGTTTTCTCATAAAAGTAGGAATATCAATAATGTCTTCTTGACTACCATCATATCCACCGACTACTTTACGAGTGTTGATTGTATTAATTGTATTGGTACTATTTAAGAGTGTCTCTTGTGTTTTGGTTTTAGGCGGTAGTTCAGAAATGGTACTCTTGTCTTCAAAGCCTGTTGCAATAATTGTAATCTTCACTTCATCGATTTCCATATCTGAATTGGTCGTTGTACCAAAGATAACCGATGCATCTCCATCTACACTCTCTTCAACGATACCCATTGATTCACCAATTTCCATAATAGGGTAATCAGGATGAATATCAAAGTGTACCAATACACCCATTGCACCATCAATACTGACATTATCAAGCAGTGGAGACTCAATGGCAGCTTTAACTGCATCATAAGCAGCATTTGTGCCACGGCTGTGACCTGTACCCATAAGTGCGAGTCCTCTGTGACTCATAACTGTTTCAACATCGGCAAAGTCAAGATTGATATCATTTTCTCCATGTGAGAGAATCACTTTTGAGATACCCCCAACTGCCTGTGCTAGGATATCATCGACTAGTCTAAAGCTTTCTTTAATACCAAGATTTTTTTCAACAATTGAAAGGAGTCTTTCATTAGGTATGACAATAATGGAGTCACTTTCAAGTTTGAGTTCTTCAAGACCTTCTTTTGCAAGTTTAGTTCTCTTGCGTCCTTCAAATCTAAATGGACTTGTTACAATAGAGACAGTCAATGCACCCACCTCTTTGGCTGCTTGCGCAATGATTGGCGCAGCACCCGTACCTGTTCCTCCACCAAGACCAGCAGAGATAAAGACAATATCAGCACCTTTAACCATGGATTTAATTTCTTCAAAACTCTCTAATGCTGCTTCACGACCTTTTTCTGGAACCATACCTGCTCCCAAACCTCGAGTAGCACTGATCCCAAGTTGCATTTTGTATGGTGCCAGTGAACTTTCAAGTGCCTGAGCATCTGTATTGGCAACGATAAGATCAATACCATCAACCCCCTCTTGGATCATATGGTCAATCATGTTCCCACCACCACCACCAACACCAATTGCTTTTATTTTTGCACCATCGGTATGATACTTTTTTTCAACAATATCAATTTCAAATTCTTTCATTTTTCTCTCCTACAATTTTTTTCTATAGATTGATAACTAAAAGAGCTGTTTTGTCCAATTAAAAAACCTTTCAACAGGATTATTCTTTTGTGCGTTTGAATTAGGTAAATCATCAAATATAACAGTTGTTTCCACCTCACTTTTTTCCTCTTCTGAAAGTAGTGTTTCAGTTTGTGGCTCCTGTTGTGTGTGTTCAAGTTTTATATCTTCCAAATTATTATCAGTACGGGTAAATGTTTTGGAATGAAGCATCTCTTGGTTAAAATTAATTTCATACTGAGTATACTCTCCAGCTTTGTATAGAAGAAGACCAACGACAGTAGCATAAGAAGGGTTTCTTAATTCGCCAAAGAGACCTTCCAACTCTCGTGGTTTTGCAATCCTTACTGGCAAGGAAGTGAAAACTGACTGCGCAAGTTCTCTAATACCTTTAAGTTTTGTCATCCCCCCAGTCAAAATAACACCTGCACCAATCTGTTCTTTGAGTGTGGATTTTTCTAGTAATTTGTCAAGAATCATTAGTGCCTCTTCAACACGGGCAAAGATAACAGAACGTACAATCTCAAGAGAGACATCATTTCGATTCTCTTCTTCCTCTCCAATAATAGGAAATTCAATTACTTCATTGCTTGTTTCAGAAAGATCTCCATACTGTATTTTAACCTCCTCTGCTACCTGAAGTGGTGTATGAAGTGCCATGGAGAGATCGTTTGTGATATGATTAGATCCAACACCAAGAAAATCATTGTAACGAATGGAGTTACCTACATGAACGACAAGATTACTTGTTTGTCCACCAAGGTCAATGATTGCAGCACCAAGCTCCTTTTCATCTCTGTCCATAACGGCTATTGTTGAGGCATAACCACTTAGGACAATGTTGTCAATCTCTATACCAGCAGAACGTACTGCTTTTTTAAGATTGGAGAGATTGGATTTTTGTGTTATGATGATATTGGCATCAACCTCCATGCGACTAGCATTCATTCCAAATGGATCTTCGACGAAACCTTGATCATCTACTCTAAAGTTATAGGGAAGTACATGGATTACTTCATATTCATTGGGAATTTTAGCATTGTAAAGTGCTGTTTGAAGGACACGATTAATCTCCTTAATAGAGATATCTTTATGTGCAATATTAACAATACCAGTGGAGTTAAGACTTTTGGCATAAGCATTTGAAATAGAAACAATCGCAGAGGTAATATTGTTTCCCGCAATACGTTTGGCATTACTAATAGCTTTTTTGATAGACTTAGAAGCCATCTCTATGTTGGTGATAGCACCTTTTTTGACACCTCGTGACTTAGAGACACCATGACCAAGTACCTGCACTCCTTCATCTTTTATTTCAGCTATAATGGCACAAATTTTTGTGGAGCCAATGTCTATGGCTAAAATCGTATCACTCAATTTGTGAGTCCCCCCATATATACTTTGGTTGGATATTTGGTATCCAAAATTTTAATAAGATTGGATTTAAATATCTTCTGTTTTACCATAGCTACAGTATCTTTGATGACCTGATCTTGTTTTTTGTCTATAGGCAGATACTTCTGTGCTATAATATTGTAAACTATTATTTTATTTGACACACTAATAGTACCCTTTTTTTGCGAAGATGTAAAGAGTCTTTGTAGAAATTGTAAACTTTCTTGTGAATTTAGTTTTTTAAGATTGTCAAACTTATTTAGATTTATAAACCCAGACACCTTTCCATTGGATTTTTTAAGTGTTTTCAATGTTGTCTGTGCAAGTGACAACAGCGCCTCTTTTTTTATTAGTTTTCTATAAAATTTTGTTACCGCTGATTCAGCTTCTTTAAATGTCATAATCTTTGGTTCTGTAATAGCTGTAATTTTAACAGTAGCATATCTATCGTTGACAACTTTTGGTTTAAGAATATCCCCTTTCTGTTTTTGCTGTATTGTTTCCCAAAGTACTCTGCTGAGCTTTGGATCATTGAGGGAAAGTGTTATCTCTTCGCTACTTTGTCTCTTTCCTTTTTTAAAAGCAATGTATGCCTTTTGTGCTATTTTCTTAGTCTTTTTGAGCTTAAGATCCTTCAAAACTTTATTTTTTGCATCTTTGAATAAGAGTTGCTTGCCTTTTTTGTCAGTATAACTGAAACTATTGGTCTCGTAGAAGTGTTTTAGCTCATCATCAGTAACCTTTGTATTGTTACTTTTAATCCATACGATCTGCAAACCATAACGCTTCGGAGTCATAAACTGTTCTTTGTTCTTTTCCCAAAAGGTTTTGAGCTTTTTTCTGTCTATTTTTGGGTTTACGTCATCTTCTGTCAACACACGGTACTCTATTTTATCTGCCATGCTCATGGCCGCACCAATTGCTTTCTCTTCAAGTGGAAGTGAACCCACACTTAGTAGACTAAAAAGTTTTGTAATAATAATTTCATCTTGGAGTATCTCTTCAAATACTTTTGCCTTGAGTCTCTTTGATTTAAGGTACATATCGTAAATACTTCTGTCAAATTTACCATCTTTTTGAAAACCTTTGATCGACCCTAGTGTACGTGCTACCTCTTCATCAGAGGCAATAAGTCCTATATCCTTTGCATAGTTAAGTAGTTTTGCCTGCACTTCAACACTAGAGAATGCCTGCCGTAAAAGCCCAAGTTCTTTAGCTTTTTTATTATCAAACTCTCCTTTGAATTTTTGATTGTATCGGTCATAAAGATTATTGTAAGTTACGTTAAATCTAGATTGTTTAATCTCAATATCTCCAACCTTTGCTATATTTCCTGCTTTTGTGCTAAAATCGTAGCTTCCCCAGCCTACAAAACCAGCACCAATGAATGCGATGGTTGAGACCCAAATGGTCCATACAAGGTATTTATTATGTTTTTGCATCCAACTAATCATTCTTCTATCTGCCTTCTTTAGGTAAAATTTGTATAATATTCTATTCAACTTGTGATTAATACTAACTTGAATAAAAGGACAATCTTTGCCAGCAAGAAGCAACAGCACCATGATGCAACGTGACCTAGAGGTGATATGGCACCCCTGCACACAGATGAAAGATCATGAAACCTTACCCTTGATTCCTATAAAATCAGGTAGAGGTGTCTACCTTTATGATTTTGAAGGCAATAGTTATATTGATGCTATTAGTTCTTGGTGGGTTAATCTATTTGGGCATGCTAACCCTGCAATCAATACAAAAGTGAAGAAGCAACTAGATACACTTGAACATGTACTTTTGGCTGGTTTTACGCATGAGCCAGCAGTAGAGCTTGCACATAGATTGGTTAGCATTACACCTCATGGATTAAAGAAAGTTTTTTATGTTGACAATGGCTCAAGTGCAGTTGAGGCAGCACTAAAGATGAGCTATCACTACCATCGTAATAAAGGTAGATCTAAATCACTTTTTTTATCGTTGACAAATTCCTATCATGGTGAGACCATTGGAGCACTCTCCGTTGGAGATGTGGCACTTTATAAAGAGACATATGAGCCACTCCTTATTGCCAATAAACAGGTACCAGTACCTAAAAATCAAAGCCAAGAGGCAGCAGCTGAAGCACTAGAGGTGCTTCAGTGGGTACTACAAACACAGGGAGAAGAGGTTGCTGCTTTGATTGTGGAGCCACTGATACAAGGTGCAGGTGGTATGCATATGTATCATCCCGACTATCTTGTAGGAGCATGGGAGTTGACACAAAAGTATGATGTTCATCTGATTGCAGATGAGATTATGACTGGTTTTGGACGTACGGGAAAAATGTTTGCTTGCGAACATGCAGATATATCGCCTGATTTTATGACACTCTCAAAAGGGCTGACAGGTGGCTATTTACCACTCTCTGTTGTTATGACAACCAATGAGGTTTATGGGGCATTCTATTGTGACTACAATGAACACAAAGCATTTCTTCATTCTCATAGCTATACAGGAAATCCTTTGGCATGCGGTGCAGCATTGGCAACACTTGATATTTTTGAAGAAGAAGATGTCTTATGTCAAAATAGAAAAAAAAGTGCCTATATTGCCCAAAAGTTAAAGCATTTTCACTCATTGAAGTACGTCAAAGAAATTAGACAACAGGGAATGATTGTTGCGGTTGAATTAAAAGAGTATGACCCCAAAGTACGTATTGGGTTAAAAATATATCGTTATGGGTTGGAAAATGGGGTTTTATTAAGACCACTTGGGAATGTGATTTATTTCATGCCCCCCTATATCATTACAGAGCAGGAGATTGACAAGATGCTAGATGTAGCATTTGAGGGAATCAGAAAGTTAGACATGAAAGTAAAGATATAATTCTAAATACTAAAACAATTTACTTAAAAATCCCTTATTGGCTTTATGTAGACGTGTATAATGAGGATAGGCACGTTCTATACCAAGTTTCATTGCTTTATTGTAGAGTATTTCTGCTTGTTTTTTATCTTTTTCGATACCGATACCATATTCATACATCTGTCCAAGGTCACACATTGCTTCACCATAATCATCATCTATGGCAAGGTGGTTGATTAGCACAAAGGCTTCTGAAAGGTTCTGTTGGAGAATATCGCCCTTAAAGAGGGAACGTGCTAGCATTAGCTGAGCAAATTTGGAGTGAGTGGCTGCAGAAATAAGCAAAAGCTGTGCTGCTTCTTCTTTTCTATCTGTTCTGGCAAGATCGCCTATATATGTAATTACCTCTTCTATCTCTTTTTCTGTATAGCCTTCATTGCTAATTTTTAGAAGCCATGTATTTGCAGAAGGGTAGTACTCTTGGGATACCTCAATTGGAGGATATTGTGCTATCATATCTTCTAGTTTCTGTTCAATATAGGGAATAGCTTCATAGTTTTTATCTGTCTCCTCCTCCTCTTTTTGCTTAGCAGATACTGCAATAATCTTTTCCCCATCTTTAAGAAGATTCTCAATACTATCTAAAGAGTGAATGGTTTTTGGTAAAAGTTCATCTGTATCAGTCTCCTTGACTGTTGCTTGCCTCAAAATATCTGAATCTTCTTTATCGACTGTATCTTGTATTGAAATATCTGTATCTTCTTCGTCTGTTGATTCAAGGTCTGAAATACGTTGATGTATCTCTTTGTGAGAGGTTTCATTGTAATCTGAAATGAGTGTTTGGGTTTGTGCATAGTTCTTTGCTTGAAGCTCCTTAATAATTCTCTGTATCTTCTTATCACTCTTAAGCAGATAGAGTTTTTGTGTTTGAAGTTGAATTGTTTCAGTATCTCCAATAGAGATAGCTAAGCTAATGATATTTAAACGCTTTTGAGTTTGGTTCATGCACTTAATCCCCTGAGAGTATAATGGGTTAAGTATAGCATATGCTTGCTTTATAAAAATTAAGTATATGCTATTGAAACTAAAGATCAGTACTAAGTGCCAGTAGACGGCAAGAGTTCTCCAATATAGCAATTTTTTTAGCCATTTCAGTGATGTCTCTGTCGTAGGCTATTAGCCCAAACCCTTTTATGAGAAGTAGATGCGTATCGTATTTTTGAAAAAACTTAGAGATTTCATAGGGTGCTCGCTCTATCCAGTTGCTAAACTGTTGTGGGTCATAGACGACAACCTCTCCAAGTATCTGTTGCCCATAATAGTCTTGAGGAAAAACATTACTATGTTTGAGGGACAAAGCTGTAGCATAAGGTGGCATAGTATAACTGATATATTTTGCATTAGAAATACTTTCGTATATATGCTCATGGATATATACATCACTGTTAGCAAGACTCCATCGATAGTCACGCTTTTGGCAATCAAGTTGCACAAGAGATGATTTGGTTACTTTATTAAGGATGGTATCTTTGGAATTAATAATGAAGCTATTGGTAGTAACACGTGCTGAAATGGAGCCATGATAAACCCCAAAAAAATTTTTTTCAAAAAGAGAGTGAGAGATACGTTGTATCTCACTAATGAGATATCTGTCCATAATTTTGACAACCTTTGTTAGGATTATTTAGGTATTATAACAGTAATATTTAGTTAATAACGAATAGTACAAGAAAGCATTACATGATAACTTTTGTATAAAAAAGGAAATACGTGGAGAGTCCACATATACCGGTATTATTGAATGAGGTTCTAAAAAATTTTGAGGAAACTCCAGAGGGGTACTTTGTTGATTGTACTCTTGGATATGCTGGACATAGTAGTGCAATATTAAAGTACTATTCTCATTTGAAACATATTGGTATTGATCGAGATGATGAGGCGCTTGCTTTCTCAAAGAAGAGACTCCATCTCTTTTCTGATCGTAGCAGACTCTACAAGGGAACCTTCAGTATGGTACTTCCAACACTAAGAGAAAAGCCTATTACGGCACTTTTGGCTGATTTTGGTGTCTCTTCGTTGCAACTTGACAAGAAAGAGAGGGGCTTCTCTTTTGATTCAGAGATGCTTGATATGCGTATGGATACTTCTGCGTCATTAAGTGCCTATGAGGTGATCAATCATTATAAGAGGGAAAAATTAGAGTATATATTTAATCAGTATGGGGAAGTACGCTCTTATAAAAAACTTGCTGGTACCATTGTAGAGGCACGTACCAAGAAACCTATTGAAAGTGCAAAAGAGCTGAGTCGTATCATAGAGAAGGTAATACCTAGAGGAGGCAAGATACACCCTGCAACTCTACCATTTCAGGCAATCCGTATAGAAGTAAACAATGAACTTGGTGAAATTGAAGGTCTTCTTGATGCAATAGAGACAAAACATTTTCCTGGTGAAGTGATCTCACTTATCTCCTTTCATTCACTTGAAGATAGGTTAGTAAAGAACCGATTTAAGAAGTGGTCAACAGAGTGTATATGTGATTCGCATGCAATTCGTTGTACTTGTGGAAAAAATCATGCGTTAGGGAAAATACTTTCTC is a window from the Sulfurovum sp. genome containing:
- a CDS encoding fibrobacter succinogenes major paralogous domain-containing protein — protein: MFKTSFTGLAALGLLVVSTTAYGLTNRTGGPSYKNVVDSTHISGDYDIPVLGGSAETHIRTLMDLNETDRVDELLTSCLEGKVKIEFMNHEYGCVVSPAGRVWLDRNTGASRVAQELRDSRAWGGFFQWGRVPDGHEYGGSLYQKNRSRNTPTSPYPGAWFGAPQHMLYDFDLNDWSDDDPDGQKRQAYWSTLDGTAVCPAGFRVPTIREWDVESKIWGEDSESDWHNWGIERAFNSNFKLPLPGFLLPSKEHVKYHIDKIWKYRTESYTVNHDAFYWASDPGTNELYEDTAKALYFYWNENPEHGETAAIKRTTEFNRVKGGSVRCIMDESIATPDINGSAEDTSTSN
- a CDS encoding symmetrical bis(5'-nucleosyl)-tetraphosphatase, with the protein product MLQKIQFNPYYDTLWLAGDIVNRGDSSLETLEYLYNIRDAVKLVLGNHDIMLIAAYYGIRKSNPTIDPILSSPIAKELIEWLQSQKILHVDFSLGYCMAHAGISPEFDLGMAMEYAKRIETKLQSSSATEWLMKVFKCGIDRFDRHASPEDIDRYVVSSFTRMRYCYKDNQLDFKQKGAPTTEVRSKGMKPWFECDNRKEIELKIIFGHWSTLGFYHDENVLALDTGCLWGGKLTAARIDLLESKIIQLDCR
- the ftsZ gene encoding cell division protein FtsZ gives rise to the protein MKEFEIDIVEKKYHTDGAKIKAIGVGGGGGNMIDHMIQEGVDGIDLIVANTDAQALESSLAPYKMQLGISATRGLGAGMVPEKGREAALESFEEIKSMVKGADIVFISAGLGGGTGTGAAPIIAQAAKEVGALTVSIVTSPFRFEGRKRTKLAKEGLEELKLESDSIIVIPNERLLSIVEKNLGIKESFRLVDDILAQAVGGISKVILSHGENDINLDFADVETVMSHRGLALMGTGHSRGTNAAYDAVKAAIESPLLDNVSIDGAMGVLVHFDIHPDYPIMEIGESMGIVEESVDGDASVIFGTTTNSDMEIDEVKITIIATGFEDKSTISELPPKTKTQETLLNSTNTINTINTRKVVGGYDGSQEDIIDIPTFMRKQMD
- the ftsA gene encoding cell division protein FtsA gives rise to the protein MSDTILAIDIGSTKICAIIAEIKDEGVQVLGHGVSKSRGVKKGAITNIEMASKSIKKAISNAKRIAGNNITSAIVSISNAYAKSLNSTGIVNIAHKDISIKEINRVLQTALYNAKIPNEYEVIHVLPYNFRVDDQGFVEDPFGMNASRMEVDANIIITQKSNLSNLKKAVRSAGIEIDNIVLSGYASTIAVMDRDEKELGAAIIDLGGQTSNLVVHVGNSIRYNDFLGVGSNHITNDLSMALHTPLQVAEEVKIQYGDLSETSNEVIEFPIIGEEEENRNDVSLEIVRSVIFARVEEALMILDKLLEKSTLKEQIGAGVILTGGMTKLKGIRELAQSVFTSLPVRIAKPRELEGLFGELRNPSYATVVGLLLYKAGEYTQYEINFNQEMLHSKTFTRTDNNLEDIKLEHTQQEPQTETLLSEEEKSEVETTVIFDDLPNSNAQKNNPVERFFNWTKQLF
- a CDS encoding peptidylprolyl isomerase — encoded protein: MISWMQKHNKYLVWTIWVSTIAFIGAGFVGWGSYDFSTKAGNIAKVGDIEIKQSRFNVTYNNLYDRYNQKFKGEFDNKKAKELGLLRQAFSSVEVQAKLLNYAKDIGLIASDEEVARTLGSIKGFQKDGKFDRSIYDMYLKSKRLKAKVFEEILQDEIIITKLFSLLSVGSLPLEEKAIGAAMSMADKIEYRVLTEDDVNPKIDRKKLKTFWEKNKEQFMTPKRYGLQIVWIKSNNTKVTDDELKHFYETNSFSYTDKKGKQLLFKDAKNKVLKDLKLKKTKKIAQKAYIAFKKGKRQSSEEITLSLNDPKLSRVLWETIQQKQKGDILKPKVVNDRYATVKITAITEPKIMTFKEAESAVTKFYRKLIKKEALLSLAQTTLKTLKKSNGKVSGFINLNKFDNLKKLNSQESLQFLQRLFTSSQKKGTISVSNKIIVYNIIAQKYLPIDKKQDQVIKDTVAMVKQKIFKSNLIKILDTKYPTKVYMGGLTN